The Urbifossiella limnaea genome has a window encoding:
- a CDS encoding metal-dependent transcriptional regulator: protein MPDQPSQAVQDYLKAIHQLGGGDDFVPPAKIAAALVVKAPSVTGMLKRLADAGWIDYTPKSGARLTPTGLSEALRVIRRHRLVELFLTQVLKLDWSEVDAEAEALEHAISPRLEQALADYLGEPLEDPHGHPIPSSTGELRRRELLRLSEFREGARVVIREAQDDNPARLRHWSDLGLTPGATVHILHYQPLDDLFEVEVGGRLVRLGSEGLTGLRGELEAVAG from the coding sequence ATGCCCGACCAGCCGTCGCAGGCGGTGCAGGACTACCTCAAGGCCATCCACCAGCTCGGTGGCGGCGACGACTTCGTGCCGCCGGCCAAGATCGCCGCCGCGCTCGTCGTCAAGGCGCCGTCCGTCACCGGGATGCTGAAGCGGCTCGCCGACGCCGGGTGGATCGACTACACGCCGAAGTCCGGTGCGCGACTCACGCCCACCGGGCTGTCCGAAGCCCTCCGCGTGATCCGCCGGCACCGGCTCGTCGAGCTGTTCCTCACTCAGGTACTCAAGCTCGACTGGAGCGAGGTGGACGCCGAAGCGGAGGCGCTGGAGCACGCCATCTCGCCGCGGCTCGAGCAGGCACTGGCCGACTACCTCGGCGAGCCGCTGGAGGACCCGCACGGCCACCCCATCCCGTCGAGTACGGGCGAGTTGCGGCGGCGCGAGCTCCTGCGACTGTCGGAGTTCCGCGAGGGCGCCCGCGTGGTCATTCGCGAGGCCCAGGACGACAACCCGGCCCGCCTTCGACACTGGAGCGATCTCGGGCTCACGCCCGGAGCGACGGTCCACATCCTCCACTACCAGCCGCTCGACGACTTGTTCGAAGTCGAGGTCGGTGGCAGGCTCGTCCGCCTCGGTAGCGAGGGACTGACAGGCCTCCGCGGCGAGCTGGAGGCGGTTGCCGGCTGA
- a CDS encoding ABC transporter permease: protein MMRILGVLGLLAALYAGLVGTYVDNAPGFEPASRTQERIQGNLIDVASIQGRYGVITLGAALVIITGGIDLSIGAVVGFSAVLFGVLTERGVHPFVALPLVVACGGFVGWVNGLLITRLKLQPFLVTLCGMFVYRGAARLLAGTVSRTATVEAQPDFAGSLQFLRYVLVGKDSTGELQFPAQFVVLLVLAAVVGFFLHRSAYGRYWFAIGHNELAAKYAGVNVDRQRAWVYVVCSALAGLAGVLLFLDSAYVQADSGGQYLELYAILGAVLGGCSLRGGEGTAVGMVLGAMVLPVLENLVTIRGLKSDLIPTVIGLTLLAGTILDEFIRRRQRARH from the coding sequence ATGATGCGCATCCTCGGGGTGCTCGGCCTGCTCGCGGCCCTCTACGCGGGGCTCGTCGGCACGTACGTCGACAACGCCCCCGGGTTCGAGCCGGCGTCGCGGACGCAGGAGCGGATTCAGGGCAACCTCATCGACGTGGCCAGTATCCAGGGCCGCTACGGCGTCATCACGCTCGGCGCGGCCCTGGTCATCATCACCGGCGGCATCGACCTGTCGATCGGCGCCGTGGTCGGCTTCTCGGCGGTGCTGTTCGGCGTGCTGACGGAGCGCGGCGTGCACCCGTTCGTGGCGCTGCCGCTGGTCGTGGCCTGCGGCGGGTTCGTGGGCTGGGTGAACGGGCTGCTCATCACCCGGCTGAAGCTCCAGCCGTTCCTCGTGACGCTGTGCGGCATGTTCGTCTACCGCGGCGCGGCACGGCTCCTCGCGGGCACGGTCAGCCGCACGGCCACGGTCGAGGCGCAGCCCGACTTCGCGGGGTCGCTTCAGTTCTTGCGGTACGTCCTGGTCGGGAAAGACTCGACGGGCGAGTTGCAGTTCCCGGCGCAGTTCGTGGTGCTGCTGGTGCTCGCGGCGGTGGTCGGCTTCTTTCTCCACCGCTCGGCTTATGGCCGCTACTGGTTCGCGATCGGGCACAACGAGCTGGCCGCGAAGTACGCCGGGGTGAACGTGGACCGGCAGCGGGCGTGGGTGTACGTGGTGTGCTCGGCGCTGGCGGGGCTCGCGGGCGTGCTGCTGTTCCTCGATTCGGCTTACGTACAGGCCGACAGCGGCGGGCAGTACCTGGAACTGTACGCGATCCTCGGCGCCGTCCTCGGCGGGTGCAGCCTCCGCGGCGGCGAGGGGACCGCGGTCGGCATGGTGCTCGGGGCGATGGTGCTGCCGGTGCTCGAAAACCTCGTCACCATCCGCGGGCTCAAGAGCGACCTGATCCCAACCGTAATCGGGTTGACGCTCCTGGCCGGCACCATCCTCGACGAATTCATCCGGCGTCGACAGCGGGCCAGACACTGA
- a CDS encoding sugar ABC transporter ATP-binding protein, which produces MTTPRVTAAAVSKRFPGVVALDRVSLTLAPGEVLAVVGENGAGKSTLMKILAGVYQPDEGAVELDGRPVRFAGPAEATAAGVVLIHQELNLAENLTVADNLFLGREVTAGGKLLVLNNRVMTERAAALLARVGLPADRVTRRVETLPPGEKQLVEIARALGTAVRVLIMDEPTSSLTQRETERLYEVIDALRRDGVSVLYISHRLAEVKRCADRVTVLRDGKNAGELARADVTHDNMVRLMVGRDMKSFYPKVHRSGTGGKPVLSLAGLRYRNGPDTPVSLDVRAGEILGMAGLVGAGRTELAEAVFGVRQLAAGSLTLDGRPLTVKSPADAIRAGVFLVPEDRRLHGLVTAESVGFNLSLPNLDRLRSRFGLHRRAEAALHATWIEKLRVKTPSAAQTVGLLSGGNQQKVVYGKWLARGPRVLVLDEPTRGVDVGAKAEIYALVDELAGRGVAVWMITSDMEELLGMSDRVVVMHEGHLAGELAGAAVTEEAVMRLATGGEAG; this is translated from the coding sequence ATGACCACCCCCCGCGTCACCGCCGCCGCCGTCTCGAAGCGCTTCCCAGGCGTCGTCGCACTGGACCGTGTGTCACTGACGCTCGCGCCCGGCGAGGTGCTCGCAGTCGTCGGCGAGAACGGCGCCGGCAAGTCTACGCTGATGAAGATTCTGGCCGGCGTCTACCAGCCGGACGAGGGCGCGGTCGAACTCGACGGCCGCCCCGTCCGCTTCGCCGGCCCCGCGGAGGCGACCGCGGCCGGCGTCGTGTTGATCCACCAGGAACTCAACCTCGCCGAGAATCTGACCGTCGCCGACAACCTGTTCCTGGGCCGTGAGGTCACCGCCGGCGGCAAGTTGCTCGTCCTCAACAACCGCGTCATGACCGAGCGCGCGGCAGCACTCCTCGCCCGCGTCGGCCTCCCCGCCGACCGCGTGACCCGGCGCGTCGAGACGCTGCCGCCGGGCGAGAAGCAACTGGTGGAGATCGCGCGGGCGCTCGGCACCGCGGTCCGCGTCCTCATCATGGACGAGCCAACGTCGAGCCTCACGCAGCGCGAGACGGAACGGCTGTACGAGGTGATCGACGCCCTCCGCCGCGACGGCGTCTCGGTCCTGTACATCTCGCACCGGCTGGCCGAGGTGAAGCGCTGCGCCGACCGCGTGACGGTGCTGCGGGACGGAAAGAACGCCGGCGAGCTGGCGAGGGCCGACGTGACGCACGACAACATGGTCCGGCTCATGGTGGGCCGCGACATGAAGTCGTTCTACCCGAAGGTTCATCGCTCCGGCACCGGCGGCAAGCCAGTGTTGTCCTTGGCCGGGCTCCGATACCGGAATGGCCCCGACACCCCGGTGTCACTCGACGTCCGCGCCGGCGAAATCCTCGGCATGGCGGGGCTGGTCGGGGCCGGCCGCACGGAGCTGGCCGAGGCGGTGTTCGGCGTCCGCCAGCTCGCCGCCGGCTCGCTCACGCTCGACGGCCGACCGCTGACGGTGAAGTCGCCCGCCGACGCGATCCGAGCGGGCGTCTTCCTCGTGCCCGAGGATCGCCGGCTACACGGACTCGTGACCGCCGAGTCGGTCGGGTTCAACCTCAGCCTGCCGAACCTGGACCGGCTCCGCTCGCGCTTCGGCCTGCACCGTCGTGCCGAGGCCGCACTGCACGCCACGTGGATCGAGAAGCTGCGCGTCAAGACGCCGTCCGCGGCGCAGACCGTCGGCCTGCTCTCCGGCGGCAACCAGCAGAAGGTCGTGTACGGCAAGTGGCTCGCGCGCGGCCCGCGCGTGCTGGTCCTCGACGAGCCGACCCGCGGCGTGGACGTCGGGGCGAAGGCCGAGATTTACGCCCTGGTCGACGAGCTGGCCGGCCGCGGCGTCGCGGTGTGGATGATCACCAGCGACATGGAAGAACTCCTCGGCATGTCTGACCGCGTGGTCGTGATGCACGAGGGGCATTTGGCCGGCGAGCTGGCCGGGGCGGCGGTGACCGAAGAAGCCGTGATGCGGCTGGCCACGGGGGGGGAAGCCGGATGA
- a CDS encoding substrate-binding domain-containing protein produces the protein MARWSRLGLVAAVAVGLGFVPACGKKDTAAKPKVGIITNCVDPFWDLCEAGANKAAKDFDVELVFNQPKSGDGDIQKPVIDAWVSQGFSGIGVSVIKPKEQTDDLKLVAKKSVLVTMDNDAPDSGRVCYVGVDNKEAGRAVGRLVKKALPNGGTVALFIGSVTSANGQARPAGVLEELATPDKNGLAGRHPSRPELSGKFYGNYFLVDGEPKIDDMVKEKAASNAQAMLSRLDGVPDVCMVGLYAYNPPSILEAVRSKNLVGKVKIVGFDENQETLKAIADGHIEGTVVQDPYNYGYKTVEVLAAEARGDKTKRVAGSAPYQVITRDGGPDQTINSLHIKFPKAGDYLTAMREQLASVKR, from the coding sequence ATGGCGCGGTGGTCACGTCTCGGGCTGGTCGCGGCAGTCGCGGTCGGCCTCGGCTTCGTCCCGGCCTGCGGCAAGAAGGACACGGCCGCGAAGCCGAAGGTCGGCATCATCACCAACTGCGTGGACCCGTTCTGGGACCTGTGCGAGGCCGGGGCCAACAAGGCGGCCAAGGACTTCGACGTGGAACTGGTGTTCAACCAGCCCAAGTCCGGCGACGGCGACATCCAGAAGCCGGTCATCGACGCCTGGGTCAGCCAGGGCTTCAGCGGCATCGGCGTGAGCGTCATCAAGCCCAAGGAGCAGACTGACGACCTGAAGCTAGTCGCCAAGAAGTCGGTGCTGGTGACGATGGACAACGACGCCCCGGACTCGGGCCGCGTTTGCTACGTCGGCGTGGACAACAAGGAGGCCGGGCGGGCGGTCGGCCGACTTGTCAAGAAGGCGCTGCCGAACGGCGGCACCGTCGCCCTGTTCATCGGCAGCGTGACCTCGGCGAACGGGCAGGCCCGGCCGGCGGGTGTGCTGGAAGAACTGGCGACGCCCGACAAGAACGGCTTGGCAGGCAGGCACCCGTCGCGGCCGGAGCTGAGCGGGAAGTTCTACGGCAACTACTTCCTGGTCGACGGCGAGCCGAAGATCGACGACATGGTGAAGGAGAAGGCCGCGAGCAACGCCCAGGCGATGCTGAGCCGGCTGGACGGCGTGCCGGACGTGTGCATGGTCGGGCTGTACGCCTACAACCCGCCGTCGATCCTGGAAGCCGTCCGCTCCAAGAACCTCGTCGGCAAAGTCAAGATCGTCGGGTTCGACGAGAACCAGGAGACGCTGAAGGCCATCGCCGACGGGCACATCGAGGGGACTGTGGTGCAAGACCCCTACAACTACGGCTACAAGACCGTGGAGGTGCTGGCGGCCGAGGCCCGCGGCGACAAGACGAAGCGCGTGGCCGGGTCGGCCCCGTACCAGGTCATCACCCGCGACGGCGGGCCGGACCAGACCATCAACAGCCTCCACATCAAGTTCCCGAAGGCGGGCGACTACCTGACCGCCATGCGGGAGCAACTCGCCAGCGTGAAGCGGTAG
- the proS gene encoding proline--tRNA ligase: MADAITPRAKDYPRWYLDVVQKAGLADNSDVRGCMVIKPTGYALWEKMQRALDRLFKDTGHVNAYFPLFIPKRYLEKEAEHVEGFAKECAVVTHHRLVAKPDGKGLMPDPKAALGDDEILVIRPTSETIIWRTYKEWIQSYRDLPLLINQWANVVRWEMRTRLFLRTAEFLWQEGHTAHATAKEAEEETHRMVDVYRRFAEEWMAMPVLVGPKTDAQKFPGAVYTLCIEAMMQDGKALQAGTSHFLGQNFAKAFDVTFKDAANKEEHAWATSWGVSTRLIGGLIMTHSDDNGLVCPPRLAPTHVVIVPLGRNDAERGPSIAAAETLAAELRALPRDDFYGYEPIAVKIDTMFDKQPGFRYAEHELRGVPVRVEIGPKDIEKAACAVARRDVPGKEGKQFGVPLTGAAAHIDALLRDIQVKLFEKAKAFRDANTVTANTLDEFKALFPMEKDDEGGSGLKFVLAHYDGSREVEDLVQKEYKATVRCLPFGDAGEPGTCVFTGKPSPRRVVFARAY, from the coding sequence ATGGCCGACGCCATCACCCCCCGCGCGAAAGACTACCCCCGCTGGTACCTGGACGTGGTCCAGAAGGCCGGCCTCGCCGACAATTCGGACGTGCGCGGGTGCATGGTCATCAAGCCGACCGGGTACGCCCTGTGGGAGAAGATGCAGCGCGCCCTCGACCGCCTGTTCAAGGACACCGGCCACGTCAACGCCTACTTCCCGCTGTTCATTCCCAAGCGCTACCTGGAGAAGGAGGCCGAGCACGTCGAGGGCTTCGCCAAGGAGTGCGCCGTCGTCACGCACCACCGGCTCGTCGCCAAGCCGGACGGCAAGGGGCTCATGCCCGACCCCAAGGCCGCGCTCGGCGACGACGAGATCCTGGTGATCCGGCCCACCTCGGAGACGATCATCTGGCGCACCTACAAGGAGTGGATTCAGAGCTACCGCGACCTGCCGCTGCTCATCAACCAGTGGGCCAACGTCGTCCGCTGGGAGATGCGCACCCGGCTGTTCCTCCGTACTGCCGAGTTCCTGTGGCAGGAGGGGCACACCGCCCACGCCACCGCGAAGGAGGCCGAGGAGGAGACGCACCGCATGGTGGACGTCTACCGCCGCTTCGCCGAGGAGTGGATGGCGATGCCGGTGCTGGTCGGCCCCAAGACGGACGCCCAGAAGTTCCCCGGGGCCGTGTACACGCTGTGCATCGAGGCGATGATGCAGGACGGCAAGGCGCTCCAGGCCGGCACCTCGCACTTCCTCGGGCAGAACTTCGCCAAGGCGTTCGACGTGACGTTCAAGGACGCGGCCAACAAGGAGGAGCACGCCTGGGCCACGAGTTGGGGCGTCAGCACGCGCCTGATCGGCGGGCTCATCATGACCCACTCCGACGACAACGGCCTGGTCTGCCCGCCGCGGCTGGCGCCGACCCACGTGGTGATCGTGCCGCTGGGCCGAAACGACGCCGAGCGCGGCCCGAGCATCGCCGCCGCGGAGACGCTGGCCGCCGAGTTGCGTGCCCTGCCCCGCGACGACTTCTACGGCTACGAGCCGATCGCGGTGAAGATCGACACCATGTTCGACAAGCAGCCCGGCTTCCGCTACGCCGAGCACGAACTGCGGGGCGTTCCGGTGCGCGTCGAGATCGGGCCGAAGGACATCGAGAAGGCGGCGTGCGCCGTCGCCCGCCGTGACGTGCCCGGCAAGGAGGGGAAGCAGTTCGGCGTGCCGCTGACTGGTGCCGCGGCGCACATCGACGCCCTGCTCCGCGACATCCAGGTGAAGCTGTTCGAGAAGGCGAAGGCGTTCCGCGACGCGAACACGGTGACGGCGAACACGCTCGACGAGTTCAAGGCGCTGTTCCCGATGGAGAAGGACGACGAGGGCGGCTCGGGGCTGAAGTTCGTGCTCGCCCACTACGACGGCAGCCGCGAGGTCGAAGACCTGGTGCAGAAGGAGTACAAGGCAACCGTGCGCTGCCTACCGTTCGGCGACGCCGGCGAGCCGGGGACGTGCGTGTTTACCGGCAAGCCGTCGCCGCGGCGTGTGGTCTTCGCACGGGCGTACTAA